A single region of the Corallococcus caeni genome encodes:
- a CDS encoding VWA domain-containing protein, which translates to MTFTLPQAWLLLLPLGLFLWRYGRRPGPPMVLRWALLVLGVGALSGPELRLANAGSDVAVVVDRSRSMPLDVDRVAQELIALVESQRRPGDRVGVITFGREARVESPLSEVGRFGGFTRPVDSEASDLSAALDAASALIPPERTGRVLVVSDGRATGADARGATRRLAARGIAVDYRQVSRPEPALDVAVVSLDVPATVSVREPFQFSAVVQATSAVTGTVRLERDGKVLVKGPFDFKPGPNLLPLRDLLEEPGLVHYRLTVEVPGDGVPENDVGVGVLRVEGPPRVLLLTAQPSGTLAKALSATGMELDVKAPFHLSLEALDGVGVVVLENVDANALGETGLNALADYVDQAGGGLVMTGGRSSFGEGGYRRSPVEPLLPVSLEMREEQRRASVAMSVLMDSSCSMGVQVPDGRTKMELAAEGVTAALTLLNANDEASVHMVDTEPHEIFPLSPVSDGLPLGQVARGFSGGGGIYVGVALSAGRKEILRSDKPTRHVVLFSDAADSEEPGDYQSTLAALREANVTVSVIGLGKPTDPDADLLREVARRGEGRIYFAEDAMSLPRIFSQETLAVARATFVDEPASMEAAPDLPLLGPLPTTGLPQVGGYNLTYLKPRANVALRTLDTNGAPVLALWPHGAGRTVALTAEVDGKYTGELREWSALRATLEAVVRWSMGRATPKEEAVVRSERQGNLLRVTLDLPPGEPMPGALPTAVLLSDDGRPGAEKPLHWEDEDRLVVEYPLTGSGTWHPVVKWGGRVLRAPPVVLPYAPEFEPGSAKEGLKLLRALAAVGGGQERLSMTGLFAEAPESDGRVALAPWLVAFALAALLAEVAVRRFLSAPRVKVARERPAKKAMARGPTVAPVTDAKRSTAPSSPAPEEPSESKPEPPKPPAGVDSALEAARARARRRTGR; encoded by the coding sequence ATGACCTTCACCCTTCCCCAGGCGTGGCTGCTGCTGTTGCCGCTGGGCCTCTTCCTGTGGCGCTATGGCCGGAGGCCCGGCCCGCCCATGGTGCTGCGGTGGGCGCTGCTGGTGCTCGGCGTGGGCGCGCTGTCCGGACCGGAGCTGCGGCTGGCCAACGCGGGCAGCGACGTGGCCGTGGTGGTGGACCGCTCGCGCTCGATGCCGCTGGACGTGGACCGCGTGGCGCAGGAGCTGATTGCGCTGGTGGAGTCCCAGCGCCGGCCGGGCGACCGCGTGGGCGTCATCACCTTCGGCCGCGAGGCCCGCGTGGAGTCTCCGCTGTCGGAGGTGGGCCGGTTCGGTGGCTTCACGCGGCCGGTGGACTCGGAGGCGTCGGACCTGTCGGCCGCGCTGGATGCGGCGAGCGCGCTCATTCCCCCCGAGCGCACGGGCCGGGTGCTGGTCGTCTCCGACGGCCGGGCCACGGGCGCGGATGCTCGGGGCGCGACGCGGCGGCTGGCGGCGAGGGGCATCGCGGTGGACTACCGGCAGGTGTCGCGTCCGGAGCCAGCGCTGGACGTGGCCGTCGTGTCGTTGGACGTGCCCGCCACCGTCTCCGTGCGCGAGCCCTTCCAGTTCTCCGCCGTGGTGCAGGCCACCTCCGCCGTCACCGGCACCGTGCGCCTGGAGCGCGACGGAAAGGTGCTGGTGAAGGGGCCGTTCGACTTCAAGCCCGGCCCCAACCTGTTGCCCCTGCGCGACCTCCTGGAGGAGCCGGGGCTCGTGCACTACCGGCTCACGGTGGAGGTGCCCGGCGACGGCGTCCCGGAGAACGACGTGGGCGTGGGCGTGCTGCGCGTGGAGGGCCCGCCGCGGGTGTTGCTGCTCACCGCGCAGCCCTCGGGCACGCTGGCGAAGGCGCTGTCGGCGACGGGCATGGAGCTGGACGTGAAGGCGCCGTTCCACCTGTCGCTGGAGGCGCTCGATGGGGTGGGCGTGGTGGTGCTGGAGAACGTGGACGCCAACGCGCTGGGCGAGACGGGGTTGAACGCGCTGGCGGACTACGTGGACCAGGCAGGCGGCGGGCTGGTGATGACAGGAGGGCGTTCGAGCTTCGGCGAAGGCGGCTACCGGCGCTCGCCCGTGGAGCCGCTGCTGCCCGTGTCGCTGGAGATGCGCGAGGAGCAGCGGCGCGCGTCGGTGGCGATGAGCGTGCTCATGGACTCCAGCTGCTCCATGGGCGTGCAGGTGCCGGACGGCCGCACGAAGATGGAGCTGGCGGCGGAGGGCGTGACGGCTGCGCTCACGCTGCTCAACGCGAACGACGAAGCCTCCGTGCACATGGTGGACACGGAGCCGCACGAAATCTTCCCGCTGAGCCCGGTGAGCGACGGCCTGCCGCTGGGCCAGGTGGCGCGAGGCTTCAGCGGAGGTGGCGGCATCTACGTGGGCGTGGCCCTGAGCGCGGGCCGCAAGGAGATCCTCCGCAGCGACAAGCCCACGCGGCACGTGGTGCTCTTCTCCGACGCGGCGGACTCCGAGGAGCCGGGCGACTACCAGTCGACGCTGGCCGCGCTGCGAGAGGCCAACGTGACGGTGTCCGTCATCGGCCTGGGCAAGCCCACGGATCCGGACGCGGACCTGCTGCGCGAGGTGGCCCGGCGCGGCGAAGGGCGCATCTACTTCGCGGAGGACGCCATGAGCCTGCCGCGCATCTTCAGCCAGGAGACGCTGGCAGTAGCGAGGGCCACGTTCGTGGACGAGCCCGCGTCGATGGAGGCCGCGCCGGACCTGCCGCTGCTGGGGCCGCTGCCGACGACGGGGCTGCCGCAGGTGGGCGGCTACAACCTCACCTACCTGAAGCCCCGGGCGAACGTGGCGCTGCGCACGCTGGACACCAACGGCGCGCCGGTGCTGGCGCTGTGGCCGCACGGCGCTGGCCGCACGGTGGCGCTCACGGCGGAGGTGGACGGCAAGTACACGGGTGAGCTGCGCGAATGGAGCGCGCTGCGGGCGACGCTGGAGGCGGTGGTGCGCTGGTCGATGGGGCGGGCCACGCCGAAGGAGGAGGCGGTGGTGCGCTCGGAGCGTCAGGGCAACCTGCTGCGCGTGACGTTGGACCTGCCGCCGGGTGAGCCGATGCCGGGTGCGCTGCCCACGGCGGTGCTGTTGTCGGACGACGGCCGTCCTGGCGCGGAGAAGCCACTGCACTGGGAAGACGAGGACCGGCTGGTGGTCGAGTATCCGCTGACCGGCAGCGGCACCTGGCACCCGGTGGTGAAGTGGGGCGGGCGGGTGTTGAGGGCGCCACCGGTGGTGCTGCCCTACGCGCCGGAGTTCGAACCGGGCAGCGCGAAGGAAGGGCTCAAGCTCCTGCGAGCGCTGGCGGCGGTGGGAGGAGGCCAGGAGAGGCTGTCGATGACGGGCCTGTTCGCGGAGGCGCCGGAGTCAGACGGCCGAGTGGCGCTGGCCCCGTGGCTGGTCGCGTTCGCGCTGGCTGCGCTGCTGGCGGAGGTGGCCGTGCGCCGGTTCCTCTCCGCGCCCCGCGTGAAGGTTGCCCGGGAGCGGCCCGCGAAGAAGGCCATGGCGCGAGGTCCCACGGTCGCACCCGTCACGGACGCGAAGCGTTCCACGGCGCCGTCCAGCCCCGCCCCGGAGGAGCCCTCGGAGTCGAAGCCCGAACCGCCGAAACCGCCCGCCGGAGTGGACTCCGCGCTGGAGGCCGCGCGCGCCCGTGCTCGGCGTCGCACCGGACGTTGA